The DNA region GGCGGACCACGTTGAGCCGGTAGAAGAGGTCCTGGCGGAACTCCTCGGCTGCCACCAGGGCGTCGAGGTCGCGGTTGGTGGCAGCCAGCACTCGCACGTCGGCCTCCTCGGGCTGCACGGCGCCCAGGGGTTCGTACTGCTTCTCCTGCAGCACGCGCAGCAGTTTGACCTGCAGGCTGGGAGCGAGCTCGGCGATCTCGTCCAGGAAGATGGTGCCGCCACTGGCCTGGCGGAAGCGGCCGGGCTTGTCCTTCTTGGCGTCGGTGAATGCGCCGGCCTTGTAGCCGAAGAGCTCGGATTCGAGCAGCGTTTCGGGCAGGGCGCCGCAGTTGACCGCCACAAAGGGGCCGGAGGCGCGCTCCGACAAGGAGTGCAGGGCGCGGGCAAAGAGCTCCTTGCCCGTGCCGGACTCGCCGGTGATGAGCACGGTGGCGTTGCTGGCCGCGATCTGCGGCATGATGTCGAAGAGCCGCGTGAGCGCCGACGACTTGCCCACGATGTCCTCGAACACGTAGCGGTCGGCCAGCTCGCGGCGCAGGCGGACGATCTCGGTGAGGTCGCGGAAGGTCTCCACCCCGCCCACCAGAGCGCCGTCAGCGTTGCGCAGGGGCGCGGCCGAGATGGAGATGGGCGTCTTCTCGCCGTCGGGCCGGATGATGAAGATGGACTTGCCGGAGAGCCGCACGTCCTCGTCCATGCACTGCTCCAGCGCGCAGGAGCCGTCGCACAGGCTGGAGTGGAATACCTCCCAGCACTTGCGGCCCACGGCTTCTGCGCGCGGGATGCCGGTGATGTTCTCGGCGGCGCGGTTGAAGAAGGTCACGTTCCATTCAAGGTCGACGGTGAACACGCCGTCGGCAATGGAGTCCATGACCTCCTCGCAGGGGACCCCGGTGGGCAGGCCCATTGGTCCACCTCCCAAGCGTCGGCGGCTATCAGGCCGCGGCGGAGCGCTTCTCTTTCAGCGCGTTTTCGATCCAGCCGTACCAGCCTTCCAGGCCCTCGCTGGCGCGGCAGGAGACGCGGAAGGAAGCCAGACCCTTGTTCAGGCTGCGGGCAAAGGCCTCGGCGCGGTCCGGATCGAAGTCCACGTAGGGCAAGAGGTCAATCTTGTTGAGGACCATGGCCTTGGAGAGCTCGAAGAGCAGGGGATACTTCTCGGGCTTGTCGTCGCCCTCGGTGACGGAGAGCAGGGCGATCTTGGCGTCCTCGCCCACGTCGAACTCCACCGGGCAGACGAGGTTGCCCACGTTCTCGATAAACAGGATGTCCACGTTATCCAGGTCCAGGGAGACCAGGGCGTTGGAGACCATGGCGGCGTCCAGGTGGCAGCCGCCCTCGGTGTTGATCTGCACGGCCTGGGCCCCGGTGGCGGCCACGCGGCGGGCGTCGTTGTCCGTCATCAGATCGCCTTCGACAACGGCCATTTTGTACTTCGCGCCCAGGTCGGCCAGGGTGTGCTCCAGCAGGGTGGTCTTGCCGGCGCCCGGCGAGCTGATGAGATTGAGGACCAGGATGTTCTTTTTGGTGAACAGCGCCCGAAGCTCTTCGGCTGTGGCGGAGTTCGCCTCCAGGATGTTGCGGACCACGGGAATTTCCATGACCTCTCCTTGCAGAATTTGGGATTCCTATTCCGCCTCGAGTCTGTCGAGGTAGAGCTCCTTGCCGGCGATGACCTTGTGGCCCAGATCCTCCCCGCATTGCGGACACGGCGCGAGCAGGAACTGGCTGGACTCGGGCGTAAACTGGTGCTTGCAACTGCTGCATTCCAGCAGCAGGGGGACCTCTTCGAGGGTAAGCACGGCGCCGTCGAACTCGCCATCCTTGGTCAGTATCTCCCAGGCCAGATCCATGGCCTCGGGCACCACATTGGCAAGGGTTCCGTGTTTGACATGCACGCTGATAAGCCGGGTCTTGCCGTGCTTTTCGAGCTCTTGTCTGACGATATCGAAAAGCGACTGAACGATGGACATTTCATGCATGCAGAATGGGGTAAAGAAAATCGCGCCGCTCGTCCAGGAACCATTGCGCTGGGAAACTTGACGGAACGCTGTGATTAAGGTCATGAGCGTTCAAAGATGCCGCACCGTTGACGGCGTGCAATCGACCGTTCACGGAATATTTGCGGCATGGGCTGGGGGAAGGGCTTAGTTGGAGCGATACGCCGTGTGCGCGTTCGCTCCGGATGCGACAACCGGAGTTCGATTTTCCAAGGAGAACGTACATGTACGTTGGACTCAAGATGCTGCCGCGCGGCAAGTTCGTCACCGTGACCAAGGAGACCCTCGTCACCGAGGCGCAGTCGCTCATGGTCGAAAACAGATTATGGATGCTGCTCGTGGTCGAAGGCGAGCAGCTGGTCGGATACATTCGCAAGGAAGATGTGAGCGAGGCGCTGCCCAGCGTGGCCACGAGCCTGTCCAAGCACGAGATCAACTACCTGCTGTCCAAGCTCAAGGCCGAGAAGATCCTGAAGAAGGACGTGCCCACGGTGGGTCCGGACGCCACCATCGAGGAAGCGGCCAGGCGCATGAACGACGAGGACCTCACCGGCCTGGCCGTGGTGGGCAAGAACAAGCGGCTGCTCGGCTTCATCAACCGCAGCGTCATGCTGGAGGTGCTGGTGGAGGAGATGGGCCTGAACCAGGGCGGCTCGCGCATCGCCTTCGAGGTGGTGGACCGCACCGGCGTTATCCACGAGGTCTCCGGCATTATCGCCGATATGGGCATCTCCATCATCGCGACAGGCACTTTCCACCACAAGGATCGCCGCATGGTGGTCTTCCGCGTGCAGACGGACGACCCCACGCCCATAGAAAAGGCCATTGTGGAACGGGGATACAGAATCGTCGGTCCTGAAGATTTTGAGGAGGAATGGTCCCACTTATGACCATGCTGGAGGTCCGCGGCGTTACGCTCACATTCCGGGGCATCGCAGCCCTGCTCAATGTCGGCTTTTCCGTGCAGGCGGGCGAAATCTGCTCGCTCATCGGTCCCAACGGCGCCGGCAAGACCTCCATGCTCAACTGCATCTCCGGCCGGTACACCCCGGACGAGGGCGCCATCAGCCTGGACGGCAGGACGCTGCTGTCCATGAAGCCATCCAGGCGCACCACGCTGGGGCTCTCGCGCACTTTCCAGAACATCGCGTTGTTCCGCGGCCTGTCCGTGCTGGACAACCTCATGGTGGGCCGCCACAGCCGCATGGGCTACGGCCTGCTCGCTTCCTGTTTCTACTGGGGCAAAGCCAGAAAGCGCGAGGACGTCCACCGCCGCCGGGTGGAGGAGGTCATCGACTTTCTGGGCCTCTCGCCGTACCGGCACCAGCCCGCGGGCCGGCTGCCCTACGGCGTGCAGAAACGGGTGGAGCTTGGCCGCGCCCTGGCCGCGGAGCCGCGCCTGATCCTGCTGGACGAGCCCATGGCCGGCATGAACCTGGAGGAGACCGAGGACATGGCGCGCTACATCCTGGACATCAACGAGGAGTGGGGCGCCACGGTGCTGCTGGTGGAGCACGACATGGGCGTGGTTATGGACATCTCGGACTCGGTGGTGGTGCTGGACTTCGGCAGCGTACTGGCCGAGGGGCGGCCGGACGAGGTGCAGCAGAATCCGGACGTGGTCGCGGCCTATCTGGGCAGCGAGGACGCCACGTTTCTGGGGCGGTGAGGAGCCGGACGGTGGAGAACGCGACAGGCTACGCGACGAACTATGCCACCACGCTGCCGGCGCTGCTGGCCGGGAACGCGCGCTCGCGCGCCAACCGCACGGCCATGCGCGAGAAGGAGTGGGGCGTGTGGCAGAAGCGGAGCTGGCGCGAGTACGCCCTGGCCGTGGCGGAATTCGCCGCTGGTTTGGAAGTGCTGGGCCTGGGCCGCGGGGACATCGTCATCCTCATCGGCGACAACCGGCCGGAGTGGCTCATCGCCGAGCTGGCCATCCAGTGCCTGGGCGGCATTGCCCTGGGCCTGTATCAGGACGCGCCGGCCGACGAGGTCGCCTACATCTTTGAGCTCTCGGAAGCGCGGCTGGTGGTGGCCGAGGACCAGGAGCAGGTGGACAAGATGCTGGAGATCCGCGAGAGCGTTCCGGCGTTGCAGCACGTGGTCTACCACGATCCCAAGGGGCTGGCTTCCTACCAGACGGCCGGGCTGCAGCCTTTCGAGGCCATCCGCGAGAGCGGCCGCCAGGGCAGGGCGGACGAGGCCCTGCTGGGCGAGCTGGACGAGCGCATCGCGGCGATTGCGCCGGACGACGCCTGCCTCATCGCCACCACCTCCGGCACCACGGGCCGGCCCAAGCTGGCCGTGCTCTCGCACAAGAATCTGCTGGCCATGGCGCACAACCTGGGCCTGGCCGATTCCAAGCACGAATCCGACGAGTTCGTCTCCTTTCTTCCCCTGGCCTGGATGGGCGAGCAGATGATGGCCGTGGCCTCGGCCCTGCTCTTTGGCTTTGCCGTGAACTTCCCGGAGGAGCCGGACACCGTGCAGAACGACATCCGGGAGATCGGACCGCACCTCATCTTCTCGCCGCCGCGCGTGTGGGAGAATATGGCCGCCTCGGTGCGGGTGAAGATCATGGAGACCACACGGTTCAAGCGCTTTCTCTATGAGAAGCTCTTCCCGGTGGGCCTGAGGATGGCGGATACGCGCTTCCAGGGCCGGGAGCCCTCGGCCGGGCTCAGGCTGCAGTACTTCCTGGCCACGCGCCTGCTCTTCAACCCGCTCAAGGACAGGCTGGGGTTCTCGCGCGTGCGCTCGGCCTCCACTGGCGGCGCCGCCCTGGGGCCGGACACCTTCCGCTTCTTCCACGCCCTGGGCGTGAACCTCAAGCAGATCTACGGCCAGACCGAGATTGCGGGCATCTCCTGCATCCATCGGGACGGCAGCATCGATTTCGATTCCGTGGGCGCGCCCATTGCGGAGACCGAGATACGCATAGCCGAGGACGGCGAGATCCTCTCGCGCAGCCCGGCCGTGTTCCTGGGCTACTACCGCAACGAGGAGGCCACGGCCGAAACCATCAACGAGGGCTGGCTGCACTCCGGCGACGCCGGCTACTTCGACGATGCGAACCGCCTCGTGGTCATCGACCGGCTCAAAGACGTGATGCGGCTGGCCGGCGGCACGCAGTTCTCCCCGCAGTTTCTGGAGAACAAGCTCAAGTTCTCGCCGTACGTGAAGGAGGCCGTGGTTCTGGGCCGGGACCGCGACTTTGTGGCGGCCATCGTCTGCATCGACGCGGACATCGTTGGTCGCTGGGCCGAGTCCAGGCTCGTCACCTACACAACATATCAGGACCTTTCGGCCAAGGATGTGGTATACAAGCTGATCCGCGAGGAAATACGGGAGATCAACGAGACGCTCCCGGAACCGACGCGCATCAGGCGATTCGCTTTGCTCTACAAGGAGCTGGACGCGGACGACGGCGAGCTGACCCGCACGCGCAAGGTGCGGCGCAGCACCGTCTGGGAGCGTTACAAGGGCCTTGTGGAGGAGCTGTACACCACGGCCGGCGAGGTGAACCTGGAGGTGCAGATCCAGTATCAGGATGGAAGCCTCCGCGAGATGCGCGGCGCAATCCGATTACAGGACGTATAGGAGAGAGACGCCATGAACCGCACCAGGCTTTTCATTCTCGGCATCATCGTGGCCGTCGTGGGATTCGGCGGCATGTGGTGGGGCCAGAACTATATCGAAACCCATCCAGGCGTCGTGATAGGCGACGCGGTGATGGGCATCTTCAACGTACAGCAGGAGCTGCCCATCGAGGCGCGGGCGGCCCTGTTCTTCAAGGACTCGGGCCTGGTCATCGGCATC from Oceanidesulfovibrio marinus includes:
- a CDS encoding CBS domain-containing protein, whose product is MYVGLKMLPRGKFVTVTKETLVTEAQSLMVENRLWMLLVVEGEQLVGYIRKEDVSEALPSVATSLSKHEINYLLSKLKAEKILKKDVPTVGPDATIEEAARRMNDEDLTGLAVVGKNKRLLGFINRSVMLEVLVEEMGLNQGGSRIAFEVVDRTGVIHEVSGIIADMGISIIATGTFHHKDRRMVVFRVQTDDPTPIEKAIVERGYRIVGPEDFEEEWSHL
- the hypB gene encoding hydrogenase nickel incorporation protein HypB; this translates as MEIPVVRNILEANSATAEELRALFTKKNILVLNLISSPGAGKTTLLEHTLADLGAKYKMAVVEGDLMTDNDARRVAATGAQAVQINTEGGCHLDAAMVSNALVSLDLDNVDILFIENVGNLVCPVEFDVGEDAKIALLSVTEGDDKPEKYPLLFELSKAMVLNKIDLLPYVDFDPDRAEAFARSLNKGLASFRVSCRASEGLEGWYGWIENALKEKRSAAA
- a CDS encoding ABC transporter ATP-binding protein, translating into MVPLMTMLEVRGVTLTFRGIAALLNVGFSVQAGEICSLIGPNGAGKTSMLNCISGRYTPDEGAISLDGRTLLSMKPSRRTTLGLSRTFQNIALFRGLSVLDNLMVGRHSRMGYGLLASCFYWGKARKREDVHRRRVEEVIDFLGLSPYRHQPAGRLPYGVQKRVELGRALAAEPRLILLDEPMAGMNLEETEDMARYILDINEEWGATVLLVEHDMGVVMDISDSVVVLDFGSVLAEGRPDEVQQNPDVVAAYLGSEDATFLGR
- a CDS encoding AMP-binding protein; the protein is MENATGYATNYATTLPALLAGNARSRANRTAMREKEWGVWQKRSWREYALAVAEFAAGLEVLGLGRGDIVILIGDNRPEWLIAELAIQCLGGIALGLYQDAPADEVAYIFELSEARLVVAEDQEQVDKMLEIRESVPALQHVVYHDPKGLASYQTAGLQPFEAIRESGRQGRADEALLGELDERIAAIAPDDACLIATTSGTTGRPKLAVLSHKNLLAMAHNLGLADSKHESDEFVSFLPLAWMGEQMMAVASALLFGFAVNFPEEPDTVQNDIREIGPHLIFSPPRVWENMAASVRVKIMETTRFKRFLYEKLFPVGLRMADTRFQGREPSAGLRLQYFLATRLLFNPLKDRLGFSRVRSASTGGAALGPDTFRFFHALGVNLKQIYGQTEIAGISCIHRDGSIDFDSVGAPIAETEIRIAEDGEILSRSPAVFLGYYRNEEATAETINEGWLHSGDAGYFDDANRLVVIDRLKDVMRLAGGTQFSPQFLENKLKFSPYVKEAVVLGRDRDFVAAIVCIDADIVGRWAESRLVTYTTYQDLSAKDVVYKLIREEIREINETLPEPTRIRRFALLYKELDADDGELTRTRKVRRSTVWERYKGLVEELYTTAGEVNLEVQIQYQDGSLREMRGAIRLQDV
- a CDS encoding sigma-54 interaction domain-containing protein, whose protein sequence is MGLPTGVPCEEVMDSIADGVFTVDLEWNVTFFNRAAENITGIPRAEAVGRKCWEVFHSSLCDGSCALEQCMDEDVRLSGKSIFIIRPDGEKTPISISAAPLRNADGALVGGVETFRDLTEIVRLRRELADRYVFEDIVGKSSALTRLFDIMPQIAASNATVLITGESGTGKELFARALHSLSERASGPFVAVNCGALPETLLESELFGYKAGAFTDAKKDKPGRFRQASGGTIFLDEIAELAPSLQVKLLRVLQEKQYEPLGAVQPEEADVRVLAATNRDLDALVAAEEFRQDLFYRLNVVRLSIPPLRERAEDIPLLAQHIVEKLNRRQGAAVEGLSENALTLLMRHSFPGNVRELENVLEYAFILCKEGFIEAEHLPEYLRREHAQSLSTAATAGAQPPLSAADDVDALMHLGPRTMDEVKRLAARAAVRRNDGKRMAASRELGVTKDTLRKLLQNNSGE
- a CDS encoding hydrogenase maturation nickel metallochaperone HypA, which produces MHEMSIVQSLFDIVRQELEKHGKTRLISVHVKHGTLANVVPEAMDLAWEILTKDGEFDGAVLTLEEVPLLLECSSCKHQFTPESSQFLLAPCPQCGEDLGHKVIAGKELYLDRLEAE